In Deinococcus puniceus, one genomic interval encodes:
- a CDS encoding alpha/beta fold hydrolase: MLPRVRSLEFRYGQATLRYDATGQGEPMVLIHGLSGSSRWWRRNVPVFSQSHRVYVLDLAGYGGARRQRSLGVREDAALIAAWLDNQNLEQVTLIGHSMGGHIALRVAALRPGRVNNLVLACASGLLDGHPVRVALKLPRAVITGRPSFVPRILLDAARAGLPNMWRSTLHLLGDNVLDVLPALNARTLVIWGARDALVPARLGRALAAAVPGARYEEIAGAGHVVMVDAPERFNALVLDFLRQGQPA; this comes from the coding sequence ATGCTGCCCCGCGTGCGCTCCCTCGAGTTCCGGTACGGTCAGGCTACGCTGCGTTACGACGCGACAGGTCAGGGCGAACCGATGGTGCTGATTCACGGCCTCAGCGGTTCGAGCCGCTGGTGGCGGCGCAATGTGCCCGTGTTCTCGCAGTCTCACCGCGTCTACGTCCTCGATCTCGCTGGCTACGGCGGCGCGCGGCGGCAGCGTTCCCTCGGCGTGCGCGAAGACGCGGCCCTGATCGCGGCGTGGCTGGACAACCAGAATCTGGAACAGGTAACCCTGATCGGCCATAGCATGGGCGGACACATCGCCCTGCGCGTGGCGGCCCTGCGCCCCGGACGGGTGAATAACCTCGTGCTGGCCTGTGCCAGCGGCCTACTGGACGGGCATCCGGTGCGGGTGGCGCTCAAGCTGCCGCGCGCCGTCATCACCGGGCGGCCCTCCTTCGTGCCGCGCATTCTGCTGGACGCCGCCCGCGCTGGCCTGCCCAACATGTGGCGCAGTACCCTGCATTTGCTGGGAGACAACGTGCTGGACGTGTTGCCCGCCCTGAATGCCCGAACACTGGTCATCTGGGGTGCCCGCGACGCGCTGGTTCCGGCCCGGCTGGGACGCGCCCTAGCCGCCGCCGTTCCCGGCGCACGCTACGAAGAAATCGCGGGGGCAGGCCACGTGGTCATGGTGGACGCGCCGGAGCGCTTCAACGCGCTGGTGCTGGACTTCCTGCGTCAGGGTCAGCCCGCGTGA
- a CDS encoding alpha/beta fold hydrolase, whose amino-acid sequence MNGLQTHAWVRGDGPPLVLVPGLGCASWMYVRVSRELARERTVYVYDPPGHGFSKGRRDYPRNMEDLTDHLAEWLVECGLNCAPLFGHSLGGEVIFDLAARYPTCTSALIACAPTGIPENPSVTMQLLRLLRDLPRERLPLLLPALSAYSTSGFGLMLRLASDQSQHDTGPLLPAVQVPTLLLDGDADPVIQSWTVREIRRAIPGAVVRTVPGGTHALTDSHPKTVARYTLDFLRRVEAGQSQEPAALCEP is encoded by the coding sequence GTGAACGGCCTGCAGACCCACGCTTGGGTACGCGGCGACGGCCCCCCGCTGGTGCTGGTGCCGGGGCTGGGCTGCGCGTCGTGGATGTATGTGCGCGTGTCGCGCGAACTGGCCCGCGAGCGCACCGTGTACGTGTACGACCCGCCCGGACACGGCTTCAGCAAGGGCCGCCGCGACTACCCACGCAATATGGAAGACCTGACCGATCATCTGGCCGAGTGGCTGGTCGAGTGCGGCCTGAACTGCGCGCCCCTGTTCGGGCATTCGCTGGGCGGCGAGGTCATCTTTGATCTGGCGGCCCGCTATCCCACCTGCACGTCGGCGCTGATCGCCTGCGCCCCCACCGGCATTCCCGAAAATCCCAGCGTGACCATGCAACTCCTGCGCCTGCTGCGTGACCTGCCCCGCGAGCGCTTGCCCCTGCTGTTGCCCGCCCTGAGCGCCTATTCCACCAGCGGCTTCGGCCTGATGCTGCGGCTCGCCAGCGACCAGAGCCAGCACGATACCGGGCCGCTCCTGCCCGCCGTGCAGGTGCCGACCTTGCTGCTCGACGGCGACGCCGATCCGGTGATTCAGTCGTGGACGGTGCGCGAAATTCGCCGCGCCATTCCCGGAGCCGTCGTGCGAACCGTGCCCGGCGGCACCCATGCCCTGACCGATTCTCACCCCAAGACGGTGGCCCGTTACACGCTGGATTTCTTGCGGCGGGTCGAAGCGGGCCAATCGCAAGAGCCAGCCGCTCTATGTGAGCCGTGA
- a CDS encoding alanine--glyoxylate aminotransferase family protein, protein MFEDTHDHHVLLTPGPTPIHPRAQQALMRGMLGHMDPEVFALNREIQADLRVMYGTEPEAFTALLAGTGSLGMEAGFANLVEKGDEILVCANGSFGRRMAEMAARYGAHVRLVTAPLGEAIKPEDVAAHLDGVAMVAVVHGETSTGVLNPVPEIARLVRGSGVLLTVDAVTTAGMEPFHMQDWGVDYAYTGAQKCLSAPPGLAPIAISERAFARYAARRTPTPLWYCDFEGLRDYWVEHTYHHTIPVNLHYAFHAALQAALEEGLDARKLRVQQLGQVITRTLAPLGFSHYVRRPEDRLPTVLALRLPTGMDDSAVRLALRAREISVTGGLGPTAGVIWRLGLMGEAARPAPYRALMVALQDLLGAPGLVARYEEELEAAGLVGEKQSVLV, encoded by the coding sequence ATGTTCGAGGACACCCACGACCACCACGTACTCCTGACGCCCGGCCCCACCCCGATTCATCCCCGCGCCCAACAAGCCCTGATGCGCGGAATGCTGGGCCACATGGATCCCGAAGTCTTCGCCCTGAACCGCGAAATTCAGGCCGACTTGCGCGTGATGTACGGCACGGAACCCGAAGCCTTCACCGCGCTGCTGGCGGGTACGGGCAGCCTCGGCATGGAAGCGGGTTTTGCGAATCTGGTAGAAAAGGGCGACGAAATTCTGGTCTGCGCCAACGGCAGCTTCGGGCGGCGCATGGCCGAAATGGCGGCCCGTTACGGCGCTCACGTGCGGCTGGTGACGGCCCCGCTGGGTGAAGCCATCAAGCCAGAAGACGTGGCCGCGCACCTTGACGGCGTAGCGATGGTGGCCGTCGTTCACGGCGAAACCAGTACGGGCGTGCTGAATCCTGTGCCCGAAATTGCCAGGCTGGTACGCGGCAGCGGCGTGCTGCTCACGGTAGACGCCGTGACGACGGCTGGAATGGAACCCTTCCATATGCAGGACTGGGGCGTGGATTACGCCTACACGGGTGCACAGAAATGCTTGTCGGCCCCGCCCGGACTCGCGCCCATTGCCATCAGCGAACGCGCCTTTGCCCGCTACGCCGCCCGCCGCACGCCCACGCCGCTGTGGTACTGCGACTTCGAGGGCCTGCGCGACTACTGGGTGGAGCATACCTACCATCACACTATCCCCGTGAACTTGCACTACGCCTTTCACGCCGCCCTGCAAGCCGCATTGGAAGAAGGCCTAGACGCCCGAAAACTGCGCGTGCAGCAGCTTGGGCAGGTCATCACCCGCACCCTCGCGCCGCTTGGATTTTCACACTATGTGCGCCGCCCCGAAGACCGCCTGCCCACCGTACTGGCCCTGCGCCTGCCGACTGGCATGGATGACAGCGCCGTGCGCTTGGCACTCCGCGCCCGCGAAATCAGCGTGACAGGCGGCCTCGGCCCCACCGCTGGCGTGATCTGGCGCTTGGGCTTGATGGGAGAAGCCGCCCGCCCCGCGCCGTACCGCGCCCTGATGGTGGCCCTGCAAGACTTGCTCGGCGCTCCCGGTCTGGTGGCCCGCTACGAAGAAGAACTGGAAGCGGCGGGCTTGGTGGGGGAGAAGCAAAGCGTGCTGGTCTAG
- a CDS encoding metallophosphoesterase family protein produces MRIAFISDLHANIHALTSVKRFLSENIVNQVIVVGDLVGYGASPGPVIDFVRREGWATGLGSSDMRVSMELGERAERKGVADQVLTWTRKMLTPEQNDYLRRLPPGGRIMTPVGRVRFFHGSPHNPEDRIDLMAQERDLEALADTLSARVIVVGGSHVPFVRVIGDTTFLDPGSVGLSLNHEPGADVAIVDCVGRRPKVSLHKVTYDFASSAFDIMAWNLPPVIADVIRTGKM; encoded by the coding sequence TTGAGAATCGCGTTTATCAGTGACCTGCACGCCAACATTCACGCGCTGACTTCCGTGAAGCGGTTTTTGTCGGAAAATATTGTCAATCAGGTGATCGTGGTGGGTGATCTGGTGGGCTACGGCGCTTCGCCCGGCCCCGTTATCGACTTTGTGCGGCGCGAGGGCTGGGCCACCGGTCTCGGCAGCAGCGATATGCGCGTGTCTATGGAACTGGGCGAGCGCGCCGAGCGCAAGGGCGTGGCCGATCAGGTGCTGACGTGGACGCGCAAAATGCTGACGCCAGAGCAGAATGACTACCTGCGCCGTCTGCCGCCCGGTGGCCGGATCATGACTCCGGTGGGCCGGGTGCGCTTTTTTCACGGTTCGCCGCACAATCCCGAAGACCGGATAGACCTGATGGCGCAGGAGCGGGATCTCGAAGCTTTGGCCGATACCCTCAGCGCCCGCGTGATCGTGGTGGGCGGTTCGCACGTGCCGTTCGTGCGCGTCATCGGAGACACCACTTTTCTCGATCCGGGCAGCGTGGGCCTGAGTCTGAACCACGAACCCGGCGCGGATGTGGCGATTGTGGACTGCGTGGGCCGCCGCCCGAAAGTGTCGCTGCACAAGGTCACGTATGATTTCGCGTCCAGCGCCTTCGACATCATGGCGTGGAACCTGCCGCCTGTGATCGCGGATGTGATTCGCACGGGGAAAATGTAG
- a CDS encoding tetratricopeptide repeat protein, which translates to MTAAWEDDLAALWATLDNVSGPDFVAQMELLTARMPPAESLFERGAAFDSTGHPEQASALYREALAAGLVGERRRRAVIQWASSLRNLGQAEEALALLTAEAGQPSDELDGAVATFLALTLADLGREREGLAVALTALARTLPRYNRSAARYAGALMNDTLMNG; encoded by the coding sequence ATGACCGCTGCTTGGGAAGATGACTTGGCCGCCTTGTGGGCCACGCTGGACAACGTGAGTGGCCCGGACTTTGTGGCGCAGATGGAACTGTTGACGGCGCGAATGCCTCCGGCGGAAAGCCTGTTTGAGCGCGGTGCGGCCTTCGATTCCACCGGACATCCGGAGCAAGCCTCCGCGCTGTACCGGGAAGCGCTGGCCGCTGGACTCGTGGGCGAGCGCCGACGCCGGGCGGTGATTCAGTGGGCGAGTTCGCTCCGGAATTTGGGGCAGGCCGAGGAAGCCTTAGCGTTGTTGACGGCCGAAGCGGGCCAGCCCTCCGATGAGTTGGACGGAGCAGTGGCGACGTTTCTGGCCCTCACGCTGGCCGACTTGGGGCGCGAACGGGAAGGCTTGGCGGTGGCACTCACGGCGTTGGCCCGCACCTTGCCGCGCTACAACCGCTCGGCGGCGCGGTATGCGGGGGCATTGATGAACGACACGTTGATGAACGGATAG
- the lnt gene encoding apolipoprotein N-acyltransferase — MRVSPSLPTILLAVLLGVLLALCGLPLGWSFLSFLPLAALLAFAAQGQSARDVAGRAFWAGSAYSAVHLWWLTAFLGKLFGFPPAGVLAFALFALEGAFLAGMAWLVGRLLRSPGARVWGLAGGWVVLEWLRFLGPPAFPWPTLGYTLLPTPAIQIADLGGVLLGSVLVAATAAALACFVGTVRQRGEGWGRRRPLGLMAVAWALALVYGLTRTAGTGPETPMLLLRTTIDSFDRASRRLSVQEQFELQANLTRANRRPEEVVVWSESSVLDPALLPAVPAAGIYGVSQMEPRRNSVRAWDGGSVTSETDKARPVPFGEYFPFREALAPAWSQIERIIGIGLESVPPAQTLNTLQLNGVQYGAYVCYDSVFPWVARVLVGKGAEVLVNVSNDGWYDGWGVQQHFMMGRVRAIETRRYVVRSVNFGIAAEIDDLGRPRQTLESGEGVLHARPLRLTGQTLFVRLGDWLALGLAGLMLAFAGLADRRYRRRL, encoded by the coding sequence GTGCGTGTCTCGCCCTCCTTGCCCACCATCCTGCTCGCCGTGCTGCTCGGAGTCCTGCTGGCCCTCTGCGGATTGCCGCTGGGCTGGAGCTTTCTCAGTTTTTTGCCGCTGGCCGCGCTGCTGGCGTTTGCCGCTCAGGGCCAAAGCGCACGCGACGTGGCGGGCCGCGCTTTCTGGGCAGGAAGTGCCTACAGCGCCGTACACCTGTGGTGGCTCACCGCGTTTTTAGGCAAGCTGTTCGGTTTTCCGCCCGCTGGCGTGCTGGCCTTCGCCCTGTTTGCCCTAGAAGGTGCGTTTTTGGCGGGCATGGCGTGGCTGGTGGGCCGCCTACTCCGGTCACCGGGTGCGCGGGTGTGGGGGCTGGCAGGCGGCTGGGTGGTGCTGGAATGGCTGCGCTTCCTCGGCCCGCCCGCCTTTCCGTGGCCCACGCTGGGCTATACGCTCTTGCCCACACCCGCCATTCAGATTGCCGACCTCGGCGGCGTGCTGCTGGGCAGTGTGCTGGTGGCGGCGACGGCTGCGGCGCTGGCGTGCTTTGTGGGCACCGTGCGCCAGCGGGGAGAAGGATGGGGGAGACGCCGCCCGCTGGGGTTGATGGCGGTGGCTTGGGCCTTGGCGCTGGTCTACGGCCTGACCCGCACGGCGGGCACGGGGCCAGAAACCCCGATGTTGCTGCTCAGAACCACCATCGATTCCTTTGACCGCGCCTCCCGCCGCCTGAGTGTGCAGGAGCAGTTCGAGTTGCAGGCCAACCTGACCCGCGCCAACCGCCGCCCTGAAGAAGTGGTGGTCTGGAGCGAAAGCAGCGTCTTAGACCCGGCCCTGCTGCCCGCCGTGCCCGCTGCGGGAATTTACGGCGTGAGTCAGATGGAACCCCGCCGCAACTCGGTTCGCGCATGGGACGGCGGCAGCGTCACCTCCGAAACCGACAAGGCCCGCCCCGTCCCCTTTGGTGAATACTTTCCCTTCCGGGAAGCCCTCGCCCCAGCTTGGAGCCAGATCGAGCGCATCATCGGCATCGGGCTGGAAAGTGTACCGCCCGCTCAAACCCTGAATACCCTCCAACTGAACGGTGTTCAGTACGGCGCATATGTCTGCTACGATTCCGTGTTTCCGTGGGTGGCCCGCGTGCTGGTGGGCAAAGGCGCAGAAGTGTTGGTCAACGTCTCCAATGACGGCTGGTACGACGGCTGGGGGGTGCAGCAACACTTCATGATGGGCCGAGTGCGGGCCATAGAAACCCGGCGCTATGTGGTACGGAGCGTGAACTTCGGGATCGCCGCCGAAATTGATGATCTGGGGCGGCCCCGGCAAACGCTGGAATCTGGCGAAGGCGTCCTGCATGCCCGTCCGTTGCGCTTGACCGGGCAAACCCTGTTCGTGCGCTTGGGCGACTGGCTGGCGCTGGGGTTGGCTGGGCTGATGCTGGCGTTCGCGGGGCTGGCGGATCGGCGCTATCGGCGGAGATTGTAA
- a CDS encoding tyrosine-type recombinase/integrase, with protein sequence MSDTPTAAPVLYSGDRLTQARAFAGLTDEALRVRAIRAARDKDAEDLWALTLACLSSDTSAGVRVSPHTLRAYKTGVKVLLEHACTHAWNLTHPGRREPALYVASLSASGLKPATVQARVAAACALYRALRWAGATDADPFGDVKRPKDRTKGIVKNPPYRADFVQAMLAEADAQEAVLVLLLTHAGLRIAEALAVEWGNIDLRRRRLLVAHGKGDKARIVPLSAKLREALEALKAETVSTPTSRLFSFSAYSSAYERLQKLALKCGREHEFRGFHAGRKYAGTQLYAAVKDFTRVAGFLGHEQVDTTRRYVELPEDDLDEVMEGFV encoded by the coding sequence ATGTCCGACACGCCGACAGCTGCCCCCGTCCTGTACTCCGGTGATCGCCTGACCCAAGCCCGCGCTTTTGCAGGACTGACCGACGAAGCCTTGCGCGTGCGGGCCATTCGCGCGGCCCGTGACAAGGACGCCGAAGACCTCTGGGCGCTCACGCTCGCCTGCCTGAGCAGCGACACCAGCGCGGGCGTGCGCGTCAGCCCCCATACCTTGCGGGCCTATAAAACGGGTGTGAAGGTGCTCCTAGAGCATGCCTGCACCCACGCGTGGAACCTCACGCATCCGGGCCGCCGCGAACCCGCGCTGTATGTGGCGAGCCTCAGTGCATCGGGTCTGAAACCGGCCACCGTACAGGCCCGTGTGGCTGCGGCCTGCGCCCTGTACCGCGCCCTGCGTTGGGCCGGGGCCACCGACGCCGATCCGTTTGGCGACGTGAAACGCCCCAAAGACCGCACCAAAGGCATCGTGAAAAATCCTCCATACCGCGCTGATTTTGTGCAGGCCATGCTGGCTGAGGCTGACGCGCAGGAAGCAGTGCTGGTGCTGCTGCTCACGCACGCGGGCCTGCGGATCGCTGAGGCGTTGGCGGTGGAGTGGGGCAACATCGATTTGCGGCGCAGGCGGCTGTTGGTGGCGCACGGCAAGGGCGACAAGGCGCGGATCGTGCCGCTGAGTGCCAAGTTGCGGGAAGCCTTGGAAGCTCTGAAGGCCGAAACGGTGTCCACGCCCACCAGTCGCCTGTTCTCCTTCTCGGCGTATTCCAGCGCCTACGAGCGGCTGCAAAAGCTGGCGCTAAAATGCGGGCGCGAGCATGAGTTCCGGGGCTTCCACGCAGGGCGCAAGTACGCGGGCACGCAGCTGTACGCCGCCGTCAAAGACTTTACGCGGGTGGCCGGATTCTTGGGCCACGAACAGGTGGATACCACGCGCCGCTACGTGGAATTGCCGGAAGACGATCTAGATGAGGTGATGGAGGGGTTTGTTTGA
- a CDS encoding amino acid ABC transporter ATP-binding protein has protein sequence MTAQPNLSKQAIPPKSGEPIIKAVDVHKHFGSFHALRGVNMSVQSGEVVVIIGPSGSGKSTFIRTINRLEAHDQGTIVVDGMELKDGQNLDAIRREVGMVFQSFNLFPHLTVLQNVSLAPIRVRKQPKAQAEARAMELLTRVGIEEQAYKYPAQLSGGQQQRVAIARALAMDPKVMLFDEPTSALDPEMIKEVLDVMKGLAGSGMTMLCVTHEMGFAREVADRLVFFDQGNIVEDTTPEQFYNNPQHERAKAFLSKVLGH, from the coding sequence ATGACCGCCCAACCCAATCTCAGCAAGCAGGCAATCCCCCCCAAATCTGGCGAACCGATCATCAAGGCCGTCGATGTGCACAAGCATTTCGGCTCTTTTCATGCCCTGCGAGGCGTGAATATGTCGGTGCAGTCCGGGGAAGTGGTGGTCATCATCGGGCCGTCCGGCAGCGGCAAATCCACCTTTATTCGCACCATCAACCGTCTAGAGGCGCACGATCAGGGCACCATCGTAGTAGACGGAATGGAACTCAAAGACGGGCAGAATCTGGACGCTATTCGGCGGGAAGTGGGCATGGTGTTTCAGAGCTTCAACCTGTTTCCCCATTTGACCGTGCTGCAAAACGTGTCGCTGGCCCCCATTCGGGTACGCAAGCAGCCCAAAGCGCAGGCGGAGGCGCGGGCGATGGAGCTGCTGACGCGGGTGGGCATCGAGGAACAAGCCTACAAATACCCCGCGCAATTGTCGGGTGGGCAGCAGCAACGTGTCGCTATTGCCCGCGCCCTCGCCATGGATCCCAAAGTCATGCTGTTCGACGAACCGACTTCAGCCCTCGATCCCGAGATGATCAAAGAAGTGCTGGACGTGATGAAGGGGCTGGCAGGCAGCGGCATGACCATGCTGTGTGTAACGCACGAAATGGGCTTCGCGCGGGAAGTGGCAGACCGCTTGGTCTTCTTCGATCAGGGCAACATCGTGGAAGATACGACTCCGGAGCAGTTTTACAACAACCCTCAGCACGAGCGGGCCAAAGCGTTTTTGAGCAAGGTACTGGGTCACTGA
- a CDS encoding diacylglycerol/lipid kinase family protein has product MTGQITPPTAALFTALSDADQATLAPLAGKRVMVVFNPKSGQGDSDLPAFIAFLKDAGAQVTERELVPDRPMSSYVEDIASFDVVVGAGGDGTVSSLAYASRYKNVPLLAYPAGTANLIAQNLDLPRAPLALAQVVAGAHAVRVDLGEIEVKEQKYGFAMLAGAGADAAMIRDSEELKEKFGAMAYVMSAMKQLNPKKTTFHLVLDGQKREFEGIGVMVANFGMANYRLPITSDISPSDGRFTVVLMKAGNIMRLVPNLIDSVRAKLNLGDPLFSGNLETIEAKEVTVVAEEPFPLQYDGELHEETTPFTARILPGAIRFLTAAKKADLDT; this is encoded by the coding sequence ATGACCGGTCAAATCACCCCCCCCACTGCTGCATTGTTCACAGCACTTTCTGACGCAGATCAGGCCACCCTCGCTCCCCTTGCTGGCAAGCGGGTGATGGTCGTCTTCAACCCCAAAAGCGGCCAAGGCGACAGCGATTTGCCCGCGTTTATCGCGTTTCTGAAGGATGCCGGGGCACAGGTTACCGAGCGCGAACTCGTGCCTGACAGGCCCATGAGCAGCTATGTAGAAGACATCGCGTCGTTTGATGTGGTGGTGGGCGCGGGCGGTGACGGCACGGTCAGCAGCCTCGCCTATGCCAGCCGCTACAAGAATGTGCCGCTGCTGGCGTATCCGGCGGGAACGGCCAACCTGATCGCGCAGAATCTGGACTTGCCCCGTGCGCCACTGGCACTCGCGCAGGTGGTGGCGGGCGCACACGCCGTGCGGGTGGATCTGGGAGAGATCGAGGTCAAAGAGCAGAAGTACGGTTTTGCCATGCTGGCCGGAGCCGGGGCCGACGCCGCCATGATCCGCGACTCCGAGGAACTGAAGGAAAAGTTTGGCGCGATGGCCTACGTCATGAGCGCCATGAAGCAGCTGAATCCCAAAAAGACCACCTTCCATCTTGTGCTGGACGGCCAAAAACGCGAGTTTGAAGGCATCGGCGTGATGGTGGCGAACTTCGGCATGGCCAATTACCGCCTGCCGATCACCAGCGACATCAGCCCCAGCGATGGCCGCTTCACGGTGGTGCTGATGAAGGCAGGCAACATCATGCGCCTCGTACCCAACCTGATCGACTCTGTGCGCGCCAAGCTGAATCTGGGCGATCCCCTGTTCAGCGGCAATCTGGAAACCATCGAAGCCAAAGAAGTGACTGTGGTGGCCGAGGAACCCTTCCCACTGCAATACGACGGCGAACTGCACGAGGAAACGACGCCCTTCACGGCGCGGATTCTGCCGGGGGCGATCCGGTTTTTGACGGCGGCCAAGAAGGCGGACTTGGATACGTAG
- a CDS encoding IPT/TIG domain-containing protein codes for MARFLVGSLLMTGLFLGSLSSCAPRQQAGTERFVTVAPVLYKVSAPVVRGGTLTVQGRYLGGPASAKIRMGLAFDGSGGFDLPANAIQSWTADEITFTVPSDLPAGGGYIFILVGNSKSNGLPYSIAQ; via the coding sequence ATGGCGCGTTTCTTGGTGGGTTCTTTACTGATGACTGGCCTGTTTCTTGGTTCGCTTTCTTCCTGTGCGCCGCGTCAACAAGCTGGCACGGAGCGGTTTGTTACGGTTGCGCCCGTGCTCTACAAAGTTTCCGCCCCCGTCGTTCGTGGCGGCACACTCACCGTTCAGGGCCGGTATCTGGGCGGCCCAGCGAGTGCCAAGATTCGGATGGGCCTTGCATTTGATGGAAGCGGCGGGTTTGACCTTCCCGCCAACGCCATTCAAAGTTGGACGGCAGACGAAATTACCTTCACTGTCCCGTCTGATCTGCCTGCGGGCGGCGGCTACATCTTTATTCTCGTTGGAAACTCGAAGTCTAACGGCCTGCCTTACAGCATCGCCCAGTAA
- the hisS gene encoding histidine--tRNA ligase: protein MATKINSIKGTNDLLPDGTPALKAHTVASAHTHVTNIARRVLERAGAQFIATPIFEEAELVKRGVGGSTDIVRKEMYTVTYFGGHGGYILRPEGTAGIVRAYLQNGLKQLPAPLKLWTHGPMFRAENVQAGRYRQFHQVDYEVLGSADALVDAEAIALMVDVVRALGLTGVRVKLGSIGDPADRDSYNEYLRGLFSPQLERLSDDSKDRLTRNPMRILDSKSAEDQALLRELNVRPMLDFLGAEASAHFAEVQAYLAAWGVEYDLDPSIVRGLDYYRRTAWELHHEGVGAKSALGGGGRYDGLSAQLGGPEVPGIGWAFGIERLLLALEAEGVGLPQTPGPLLYLAAMDTENVGLAAQTALGARAVARVEFAYKAQKPGNAFKDAERRRARYAAVIGTDEAERRVLNLKNLVSGEQREVSLDDLNAVLTELESN, encoded by the coding sequence ATGGCGACGAAGATTAACAGTATTAAAGGTACCAACGACCTTTTGCCGGATGGAACACCTGCATTAAAAGCTCATACCGTCGCGTCGGCCCACACCCACGTCACCAACATTGCGCGGAGAGTGCTGGAGCGGGCCGGAGCGCAATTCATAGCGACACCGATTTTTGAAGAAGCTGAATTGGTCAAGCGTGGCGTAGGCGGCAGCACGGACATTGTTCGGAAAGAGATGTACACCGTGACGTATTTTGGCGGTCATGGCGGGTACATCCTGCGGCCAGAGGGCACGGCGGGCATTGTCCGGGCTTATCTGCAAAATGGGCTGAAGCAGTTGCCCGCGCCGCTGAAGCTGTGGACGCATGGCCCGATGTTCCGCGCTGAAAATGTGCAGGCTGGCCGTTACCGTCAGTTTCACCAAGTCGATTACGAGGTGCTGGGCAGTGCCGACGCGCTGGTCGATGCCGAAGCGATTGCGCTTATGGTGGACGTGGTGCGGGCGCTGGGGTTGACGGGCGTGCGCGTGAAGCTGGGGAGCATCGGTGATCCGGCAGACCGGGACAGCTATAACGAGTATTTGCGCGGGCTGTTCTCGCCGCAACTGGAGCGCCTTTCGGACGATTCCAAAGACCGCCTGACCCGCAACCCCATGCGGATTCTGGACAGCAAGAGCGCGGAAGATCAGGCGCTGCTGCGGGAACTGAACGTGCGGCCTATGCTGGACTTTTTGGGCGCGGAGGCGTCGGCCCACTTTGCGGAGGTGCAGGCGTACTTGGCGGCGTGGGGTGTGGAGTATGACCTTGACCCCAGCATCGTGCGCGGGCTGGATTATTACCGCCGCACGGCTTGGGAACTGCACCACGAGGGCGTCGGCGCAAAGTCGGCCCTCGGCGGGGGCGGGCGCTATGACGGCCTCAGCGCACAGTTGGGCGGGCCGGAAGTGCCGGGGATCGGCTGGGCCTTTGGCATAGAGCGGCTGCTGCTGGCGCTGGAAGCCGAGGGTGTGGGCTTGCCGCAGACGCCGGGGCCGCTGCTGTATTTGGCGGCGATGGATACGGAGAATGTAGGGTTGGCCGCTCAGACTGCATTGGGAGCGCGTGCAGTGGCCCGTGTGGAATTTGCCTACAAGGCCCAGAAACCCGGCAATGCCTTTAAGGATGCCGAGCGCCGCCGCGCCCGCTATGCTGCCGTCATCGGCACGGATGAAGCAGAGCGACGCGTCTTGAATCTGAAGAATCTGGTGTCGGGCGAGCAGCGGGAAGTGTCGCTGGATGACTTGAATGCCGTACTGACCGAATTGGAGAGCAACTGA